A region from the Paraburkholderia youngii genome encodes:
- a CDS encoding ferredoxin--NADP reductase has translation MSNLNSQTVLSVHHWTDTLFSFTCTRDPSFRFENGQFTMVGLQVDGKPLLRAYSLASANYEEHLEFLSIKVQDGPLTSRLQHLKVGDEVLIGKKPVGTLVADNLLPGKTLWLLSTGTGLAPFMSIIKDPDIYDRYERVVLTHTCRFVDELAYKEYITEHLPAHEHLGELVQEKLLYYPTVTREAFQNRGRITELIETEKLFADLGVPGFSLENDRVMLCGSPHMLRDTRKLLEDAGFKEGSNNEPGHYVVEKAFVG, from the coding sequence ATGAGCAACCTGAATTCACAAACCGTCCTGAGCGTCCATCACTGGACCGATACGCTTTTCAGCTTCACCTGCACGCGCGATCCGTCGTTCCGCTTCGAAAACGGCCAGTTCACGATGGTCGGCCTGCAGGTCGACGGCAAGCCGCTGCTGCGCGCCTACAGCCTCGCCAGTGCGAACTACGAAGAACATCTCGAATTCCTCAGCATCAAGGTGCAGGACGGTCCGCTCACCTCGCGTCTGCAGCATCTGAAGGTCGGCGACGAAGTGTTGATCGGCAAGAAGCCGGTCGGCACGCTGGTGGCCGATAACCTGCTGCCGGGCAAGACGTTGTGGCTGCTGTCCACCGGCACGGGCCTCGCGCCGTTCATGTCGATCATCAAAGATCCGGACATTTACGACCGCTATGAGCGCGTGGTGCTCACGCACACCTGCCGTTTCGTCGACGAACTCGCGTACAAGGAATACATCACCGAGCACCTGCCGGCGCATGAACACCTCGGCGAGCTCGTGCAGGAAAAGCTGCTGTACTACCCGACCGTCACGCGCGAAGCGTTCCAGAACCGCGGCCGCATCACCGAGCTGATCGAAACCGAAAAGCTGTTCGCCGACCTCGGCGTGCCGGGTTTCTCGCTCGAAAACGACCGCGTCATGCTGTGCGGCAGCCCGCACATGCTGCGCGACACGCGCAAGCTGCTCGAAGACGCCGGTTTCAAGGAAGGCAGCAACAACGAGCCGGGTCATTACGTGGTCGAAAAGGCCTTCGTCGGCTAA
- a CDS encoding sensor histidine kinase: MDTSTAVPFNAALASAAQRDGFDMPSHAAREIERLRARVRELSAELVDAQESVRRHVARELHDGVGAELTATRFALASIETWLPADAPPQCAAALAVANRSLDAVHASNREAIAQLHAPSFETGLAGALKCWVRDFSSRTGLRTTVTCADDARLARLPADAALAVFRVAQEALNNVAKHARASCADVRIETGARHLRLLVSDDGIGLPRGARERGGQKEPAGHFGLAGMQARCAAFDGTLRVGARRASVSCGEDCGTGSNGAVAPRGTLIQARFAWHAVLATTPAPRAARRALQS, translated from the coding sequence ATGGATACGTCGACTGCCGTCCCGTTCAACGCTGCCCTGGCCTCGGCCGCGCAGCGTGATGGCTTCGACATGCCGTCGCACGCCGCGCGCGAGATCGAGCGGCTGCGCGCGCGGGTGCGCGAGCTGTCGGCCGAACTGGTCGACGCGCAGGAAAGCGTACGTCGCCACGTCGCGCGCGAGTTGCACGACGGCGTCGGCGCCGAGCTGACCGCGACGCGCTTCGCGCTCGCCAGCATCGAAACCTGGCTGCCCGCCGACGCGCCGCCGCAATGCGCGGCCGCGCTCGCGGTCGCGAACCGTTCGCTCGACGCCGTGCACGCGTCGAACCGCGAGGCCATCGCGCAACTGCACGCGCCGTCGTTCGAGACTGGCCTCGCCGGCGCGCTGAAGTGCTGGGTGCGCGACTTTTCCTCTCGCACCGGCTTGCGCACCACCGTCACCTGCGCCGACGACGCGCGTCTCGCGCGCCTGCCCGCCGATGCCGCACTCGCCGTGTTCCGCGTCGCGCAGGAAGCGCTGAACAACGTCGCGAAGCACGCACGCGCGAGCTGCGCCGACGTGCGTATCGAAACGGGTGCGCGTCATCTGAGGCTCCTCGTCAGCGACGACGGCATCGGCCTGCCGCGCGGCGCGCGCGAACGCGGTGGCCAGAAAGAACCAGCCGGCCATTTCGGCCTCGCCGGCATGCAGGCGCGCTGCGCCGCATTCGACGGCACGTTGCGGGTCGGCGCGAGGCGCGCAAGCGTCAGTTGCGGCGAGGATTGCGGCACTGGCAGCAACGGCGCCGTCGCCCCGCGCGGCACCTTGATCCAGGCCCGCTTCGCGTGGCACGCGGTGCTGGCTACCACCCCCGCCCCGCGCGCCGCCCGGCGCGCGCTGCAATCGTGA
- the rqpR gene encoding response regulator transcription factor RqpR (The RqpSR system (Regulating Quorum sensing and Pathogenicity Sensor kinase and Response regulator) co-occurs with and modulates the expression of cis-2-dodecenoic acid quorum-sensing systems.), producing MSLRILIVEDHAVVRQGVRQLLLDRGVAREVAEAQSGSEALDSVVHHSFDVVLLDISLPDMNGVEVLKRLKRKAPRVAVLMFSMYREDQYAVRALKAGASGYLSKTVDAAQMIGAIQQVAAGRKYVSPEMAEALADYVSFDGEQLPHEKLSDREYQTLCMLASGKRLTDIAATLSLSVKTVSVYRTRLLDKMKLRNNAELTFYVMSNRLVDLNPAMAG from the coding sequence ATGAGCCTGCGCATCCTGATCGTCGAAGATCACGCGGTGGTCCGCCAGGGCGTTCGCCAGCTGCTGCTCGATCGCGGCGTCGCGCGCGAGGTCGCCGAGGCGCAAAGCGGCTCGGAAGCGCTCGACTCGGTCGTTCATCACAGCTTCGACGTCGTGCTGCTCGACATCTCGCTGCCCGACATGAATGGCGTCGAGGTGCTCAAGCGCCTGAAGCGCAAGGCGCCACGCGTCGCGGTGCTGATGTTCTCGATGTACCGCGAGGACCAGTACGCGGTGCGCGCGCTCAAGGCCGGCGCGTCCGGCTATCTGTCGAAGACGGTCGACGCCGCGCAGATGATCGGCGCGATCCAGCAAGTCGCCGCGGGCCGCAAGTACGTGAGCCCCGAGATGGCCGAGGCGCTCGCCGACTACGTGTCGTTCGACGGCGAGCAGTTGCCGCACGAAAAGCTGTCCGATCGCGAGTACCAGACGCTGTGCATGCTCGCGTCGGGCAAACGGCTCACCGATATCGCGGCCACACTGTCGCTGTCGGTGAAGACGGTCAGCGTGTACCGCACGCGGCTGCTCGACAAGATGAAGCTGCGCAACAACGCCGAGCTCACGTTCTATGTGATGAGCAACCGCCTCGTCGATCTGAATCCAGCGATGGCCGGCTAG
- a CDS encoding amino acid permease, whose translation MSLFRKKSVEHMLAASAQTAGLKKALGALDLTFLGVGAIIGTGIFVLTGTGALQAGPALMISFVIAAIACGFAALAYAEFASTIPVAGSIYTYSYATLGELAAWIIGWDLMLEYGLATSAVSVGWSGYLQSLLSGFGVSLPMALTAAPGAVPGHETLFNLPAFLVMMAITTLLSVGVRESARINNIMVAIKVVVVLLVIGVGVFHVTPANWHPFMPHGWSGVFGAAAVMFFAFIGFDSVSSAAEEVKNPKRDLPIGIIASLGVCAVLYVAVAAVVTGIVPSEKFMGISHPVSYALQLAGQNWVAGFIDLGAVLGMLTVILVMAYGQTRVIFAMSRDGLLPAKLSKVHPRFATPFFTTWLVGIFFGLIGALVPLNVLAELINIGTLAAFSMVSIAVLVLRKTHPELPRAFRCPGVPVVPVLAVASCLFLMLNLQGITWGAFLIWLAIGMIVYFGYSRRHSKLAK comes from the coding sequence ATGTCCCTGTTTCGCAAAAAGAGCGTCGAGCACATGCTTGCGGCAAGCGCTCAGACCGCCGGCCTGAAAAAGGCGCTCGGCGCGCTCGACCTGACTTTCCTCGGCGTCGGCGCCATCATCGGCACCGGCATCTTCGTGCTCACCGGCACGGGCGCCTTGCAGGCCGGCCCCGCGCTGATGATCTCGTTCGTGATCGCGGCCATCGCCTGCGGCTTCGCCGCCCTCGCCTATGCCGAATTCGCGTCGACAATTCCGGTCGCCGGTTCGATCTACACGTACTCGTACGCGACGCTCGGCGAGCTGGCCGCGTGGATCATCGGCTGGGACCTGATGCTCGAATACGGGCTCGCGACCTCGGCGGTGTCGGTCGGCTGGTCAGGCTATCTGCAGTCGCTGCTGTCGGGCTTCGGCGTGTCGCTGCCGATGGCGCTGACCGCGGCCCCCGGCGCCGTCCCCGGACACGAAACGCTGTTCAACCTGCCCGCCTTCCTCGTGATGATGGCGATCACCACGCTGCTGTCGGTCGGTGTGCGCGAATCCGCGCGGATCAACAACATCATGGTGGCGATCAAGGTCGTGGTCGTGCTGCTCGTGATCGGCGTCGGCGTGTTCCACGTCACGCCGGCCAACTGGCACCCGTTCATGCCGCACGGCTGGAGCGGCGTGTTCGGCGCGGCCGCGGTGATGTTCTTCGCGTTCATCGGCTTCGACTCGGTGTCGTCGGCGGCGGAAGAGGTGAAGAATCCGAAGCGGGATCTGCCGATCGGCATCATCGCGTCGCTAGGCGTGTGCGCGGTGCTGTATGTGGCCGTGGCTGCGGTCGTCACCGGCATCGTGCCGTCCGAGAAGTTCATGGGCATTTCGCACCCGGTGTCGTACGCGCTGCAGCTCGCGGGGCAAAACTGGGTCGCGGGCTTCATCGACCTCGGCGCCGTGCTCGGCATGCTGACCGTGATTCTCGTGATGGCCTACGGTCAGACGCGCGTGATCTTCGCGATGTCGCGCGACGGGCTGCTGCCCGCGAAGCTGTCGAAAGTGCATCCGCGCTTCGCGACGCCGTTCTTCACGACGTGGCTCGTCGGTATCTTCTTCGGCCTGATCGGCGCGCTGGTGCCGCTCAATGTGTTGGCTGAACTGATCAATATCGGCACGCTCGCGGCATTCTCGATGGTGTCGATCGCGGTGCTCGTGCTGCGCAAGACGCACCCCGAGCTGCCGCGCGCGTTCCGTTGCCCGGGCGTGCCGGTCGTGCCGGTGCTCGCGGTCGCATCGTGCCTGTTCCTGATGCTGAATCTGCAAGGCATCACGTGGGGTGCGTTTCTGATCTGGCTCGCGATCGGCATGATCGTCTATTTCGGCTACTCGCGCCGTCATTCGAAACTGGCAAAGTAA
- a CDS encoding (2Fe-2S)-binding protein, with translation MAISISLTVNGAPVSASVDPGTLLVQFLRDQLRLTGTHVGCDTAQCGACTVHLNGRAIKSCNILAAQADGAEVTTIEGLARNGALHPMQAAFKHCHGLQCGFCTPGMVMSAVSLVQRQPDLTGDEVREQLDGNLCRCTGYHNIVKAVLEGAAGMKASAASSATAGANAAGATA, from the coding sequence ATGGCGATCAGCATCAGTCTGACGGTCAATGGCGCACCCGTGAGCGCCTCAGTCGACCCTGGCACCCTGCTTGTCCAGTTCCTGCGCGATCAACTCCGTCTGACCGGCACCCACGTCGGCTGCGATACCGCGCAATGCGGCGCCTGCACGGTGCATCTGAACGGCCGCGCGATCAAATCCTGCAACATCCTCGCCGCGCAAGCCGATGGCGCCGAAGTCACGACCATCGAAGGGCTCGCGCGCAATGGCGCGCTGCATCCGATGCAGGCCGCGTTCAAGCACTGCCACGGTTTGCAATGCGGCTTCTGCACGCCGGGCATGGTGATGAGCGCGGTGTCGCTGGTGCAGCGTCAACCCGATCTGACCGGCGACGAAGTGCGCGAACAGCTCGACGGCAATCTGTGCCGCTGTACCGGTTATCACAACATCGTCAAGGCCGTGCTCGAAGGCGCCGCGGGTATGAAGGCGTCCGCCGCATCGAGCGCAACTGCCGGCGCGAATGCCGCCGGCGCAACCGCCTGA
- a CDS encoding xanthine dehydrogenase family protein molybdopterin-binding subunit has protein sequence MNAPDTQSLIGAAVERKEDYRFLTGKGQYTDDIVLPQQTYAVFLRSPHAHAKINSIDTSAAKQSPGVVAIFTGADLAAEKVGGLPCGWLIHSTDGKPMNEPPHPVIAHTKARHVGDQIALVIAESIKAAKDAAELIEVDYEELPAVVDTAHAADPGQAAVHDEVPDNVCYNWGHGDKAATDAAFAKAAHVTTLDIVNNRLVPNAIEPRAVNASYSAQDDSYTLYVANQNPHVERLLMAAFVLSLPESKLRVIAPDVGGGFGSKIFLYAEDVALTWASKKLGRPVKWTAERSEAFLSDAHGRDHVTKAELALDADGKFLAMRVHTIANMGAYLSTFASSVPTILYATLLAGQYATPAIYAEVKAVFTNTVPVDAYRGAGRPEATFVVERLVEAAAREMKLDPAEIRRRNFITQFPYATPVGLTYDTGDYNAILSRALTLADVEGFPARRQESEKNGKRRGLGYSCYIEACGLAPSNIAGALGARAGLFEVGQIRVHPTGSVTVFTGSHSHGQGHETTFAQVVADRLGIPLDSVEIVHGDTGRIAFGMGTYGSRSIAVGGSAISKALDKIEAKAKKIAAHLLEASAEDIEFRNGVFRVAGTDRTKAFAEISLAAYVPHNYPLDVLEPGLEESAFYDPTNFTYPSGAYICEIEVDPDTGESRIQKFTAVDDFGNVINPMIVEGQVHGGLGQGIGQAMLERCVYDNDSGQLLSGSYMDYAMPHASDLPDFTVETSKGTPCTHNPLGVKGCGEAGAIGSPPAVINAIIDALAPLGVTNLQMPATPHRVWSAIQAAKQA, from the coding sequence ATGAACGCACCCGATACCCAGAGCCTGATCGGCGCCGCCGTCGAACGCAAAGAAGACTATCGCTTCCTGACCGGCAAAGGCCAGTACACCGACGACATCGTGCTGCCGCAGCAAACCTACGCGGTGTTCCTGCGCTCGCCGCACGCGCACGCGAAGATCAACAGCATCGACACGAGCGCGGCCAAACAGTCGCCGGGCGTGGTCGCAATCTTCACCGGCGCGGACCTGGCGGCGGAGAAGGTCGGCGGACTGCCGTGCGGCTGGCTGATCCACAGCACCGACGGCAAGCCGATGAACGAGCCGCCGCATCCGGTGATCGCGCATACGAAGGCGCGGCATGTGGGCGACCAGATCGCGCTCGTGATCGCCGAATCGATCAAGGCCGCCAAAGATGCAGCTGAACTGATCGAGGTCGATTACGAAGAACTGCCGGCCGTCGTCGATACCGCGCATGCGGCCGACCCGGGTCAGGCAGCGGTGCACGACGAAGTGCCCGACAACGTCTGCTACAACTGGGGTCACGGCGACAAGGCCGCGACCGACGCCGCGTTCGCGAAAGCCGCGCACGTGACCACGCTCGACATCGTCAACAACCGGCTCGTGCCGAACGCGATCGAACCGCGCGCGGTCAACGCGAGCTATTCGGCGCAGGACGATAGCTACACGTTGTATGTGGCGAATCAGAATCCGCACGTCGAGCGGCTGCTGATGGCCGCGTTCGTGCTGTCGCTGCCGGAATCGAAGCTGCGCGTGATCGCGCCGGACGTCGGCGGCGGCTTCGGCTCGAAGATCTTCCTGTACGCGGAAGACGTCGCGCTCACGTGGGCATCGAAGAAGCTCGGCCGGCCGGTCAAATGGACGGCCGAGCGCTCCGAGGCGTTCCTTTCCGACGCGCACGGCCGCGATCACGTGACCAAGGCCGAGCTGGCGTTGGACGCCGACGGCAAGTTCCTCGCGATGCGCGTGCATACGATCGCCAACATGGGCGCCTATCTGTCGACGTTCGCGTCGAGCGTGCCGACGATCCTGTACGCGACGCTGCTCGCCGGCCAATACGCGACGCCCGCGATCTACGCGGAAGTGAAGGCGGTCTTCACCAACACCGTTCCGGTCGATGCGTATCGCGGCGCGGGCCGGCCGGAAGCGACGTTCGTCGTCGAGCGTCTGGTCGAAGCTGCGGCGCGCGAGATGAAGCTCGACCCCGCGGAAATTCGCCGCCGCAACTTCATCACGCAGTTCCCGTACGCGACGCCGGTCGGCCTCACCTACGACACCGGCGACTACAACGCGATCCTGTCGCGCGCGCTGACGCTCGCGGATGTCGAAGGTTTCCCCGCGCGCCGGCAGGAATCGGAAAAGAACGGCAAGCGCCGCGGCCTCGGCTACTCGTGCTACATCGAGGCATGCGGTCTCGCGCCGTCGAACATCGCGGGCGCGCTAGGCGCGCGCGCGGGACTGTTCGAAGTCGGCCAGATTCGCGTGCACCCGACCGGTTCGGTCACCGTGTTCACGGGTTCGCATAGCCACGGCCAAGGCCACGAGACGACCTTCGCGCAAGTGGTCGCCGACCGCCTCGGCATTCCGCTCGACAGCGTCGAGATCGTGCACGGCGACACCGGCCGCATCGCGTTCGGCATGGGCACGTATGGCTCGCGTTCGATCGCGGTCGGCGGCTCGGCAATCTCGAAGGCGCTCGACAAGATCGAGGCAAAGGCGAAGAAAATCGCCGCGCATCTGCTCGAAGCGTCGGCTGAAGACATCGAGTTCAGGAACGGCGTGTTTCGCGTCGCGGGTACCGACCGCACGAAGGCGTTCGCGGAAATTTCACTCGCAGCCTACGTGCCGCACAACTATCCGCTCGATGTGCTCGAACCGGGCCTCGAAGAAAGCGCGTTCTATGACCCGACCAACTTCACGTATCCGTCGGGCGCGTACATCTGCGAGATCGAAGTCGATCCGGACACCGGCGAGAGCCGCATCCAGAAGTTCACCGCGGTCGACGATTTCGGCAACGTGATCAATCCGATGATCGTCGAAGGCCAGGTGCATGGCGGGCTCGGGCAAGGCATCGGCCAGGCGATGCTCGAGCGCTGCGTGTACGACAACGACAGCGGCCAGCTGCTGTCCGGCTCGTACATGGACTACGCGATGCCGCATGCGTCCGATCTGCCCGACTTCACGGTCGAGACCTCGAAGGGCACGCCGTGCACGCACAACCCGCTCGGCGTCAAAGGCTGCGGCGAAGCGGGCGCGATCGGTTCACCGCCGGCCGTGATCAACGCGATCATCGACGCGCTCGCCCCCCTTGGCGTGACCAATCTGCAGATGCCAGCCACGCCGCATCGCGTGTGGTCCGCGATTCAAGCGGCGAAGCAGGCCTGA
- a CDS encoding FAD binding domain-containing protein, producing MYSFEYQRATDPQAAAAALTADPEAKFLAGGQSLLPTMRLRLAQPSQLIDVTRIPALKTISVDANKVTIGAAVCHAGVAGHADVRRVLPALAELASNIGDRQVRALGTIGGSLANNDPAACYPAAAMGLDATIVTDRRRIASSDFFVGMYETALEPDELIVAVEFPVPERAAYEKFRNPASHFALVGVFVAKSAGAVRVAVTGAASSVFRVPELESALSANFTPEAARAVSVSPGELNDDMHASAAYRAHLIPLLAARAVTKANA from the coding sequence ATGTATTCATTCGAGTATCAACGCGCGACGGATCCGCAAGCGGCCGCCGCAGCCCTCACCGCCGACCCGGAAGCGAAGTTTCTCGCCGGCGGCCAGAGCCTTCTGCCGACGATGCGCCTGCGTCTTGCGCAGCCGTCGCAACTGATCGACGTGACGCGCATTCCCGCGCTCAAGACGATCAGCGTCGACGCCAACAAGGTGACGATCGGCGCGGCCGTTTGTCATGCCGGCGTCGCCGGGCATGCGGACGTGCGGCGCGTGTTGCCCGCGCTAGCGGAGCTGGCTTCGAATATCGGCGATCGCCAGGTGCGCGCGCTCGGCACGATTGGCGGCTCGCTCGCGAACAACGATCCGGCCGCGTGCTACCCGGCCGCCGCGATGGGGCTCGACGCGACGATCGTCACGGACCGGCGGCGCATCGCCTCGAGCGATTTCTTCGTCGGCATGTACGAGACCGCGCTCGAACCCGACGAGTTGATCGTCGCCGTCGAGTTTCCGGTGCCCGAGCGCGCCGCGTACGAGAAATTCCGCAATCCGGCCTCGCACTTCGCGCTGGTCGGCGTGTTCGTCGCGAAGTCTGCAGGCGCTGTGCGGGTTGCGGTGACGGGTGCGGCGTCGTCGGTATTTCGCGTGCCCGAGCTCGAAAGCGCGCTGTCGGCGAACTTCACGCCCGAGGCGGCACGCGCGGTCAGCGTGTCGCCCGGCGAGCTGAACGACGACATGCACGCGAGCGCCGCGTATCGCGCGCATCTGATTCCGCTGCTCGCCGCGCGCGCGGTCACGAAGGCAAATGCCTAG
- a CDS encoding AAA family ATPase — protein sequence MQPASIDDTLAQLAAQGYFASRELATALYLALRMERPLFVEGEPGVGKTELAKAAAGMLGTTLLRLQCYEGLDTASALYEWDYPRQIMALRLAEASGERPDNDTLYRGEFLLKRPLLQALMPDENHPGARRVLLIDEIDRADEPFEAFLLELLSDFQVSIPEYGTVRAAQPPLVIMTSNRTREVHDALKRRCLYQWIGYPDRERELEIVAARAPQTSAQLQRRAVDFVHRLRGMDLFKAPGIAETIDWCRALEALSVTELDPQSVQNTLGVLLKYQDDLARVDAAQIAQCLAG from the coding sequence ATGCAGCCGGCTTCGATCGACGACACCCTCGCCCAACTCGCCGCCCAAGGCTATTTCGCGAGCCGCGAACTGGCGACCGCGCTGTATCTCGCGCTGCGCATGGAGCGGCCGCTGTTCGTCGAAGGCGAGCCGGGTGTCGGCAAGACCGAGCTCGCGAAAGCGGCGGCCGGCATGCTCGGCACCACGCTGCTGCGGCTGCAATGCTATGAAGGACTCGACACCGCGAGCGCGCTTTATGAGTGGGACTACCCGCGCCAGATCATGGCGCTGCGGCTCGCCGAAGCGAGCGGCGAGCGCCCCGACAACGACACGCTGTATCGCGGCGAATTCCTGCTGAAGCGTCCGCTTCTACAGGCACTGATGCCCGACGAAAACCATCCCGGCGCGCGACGCGTGCTGCTGATCGACGAAATCGACCGCGCCGACGAACCGTTCGAGGCCTTCCTGCTCGAACTGCTTTCGGATTTCCAGGTATCGATTCCCGAATACGGCACCGTGCGCGCCGCACAGCCGCCGCTCGTCATCATGACGTCGAACCGCACGCGCGAAGTGCATGATGCGTTGAAGCGCCGCTGTCTGTATCAATGGATCGGCTATCCGGATCGCGAGCGCGAACTCGAGATCGTCGCCGCGCGCGCGCCGCAAACGTCGGCGCAATTGCAGCGGCGCGCGGTCGACTTCGTGCATCGGCTGCGCGGCATGGATCTGTTCAAGGCGCCTGGCATCGCCGAAACGATCGACTGGTGCCGCGCGCTCGAAGCGCTGTCGGTCACCGAGCTCGATCCGCAATCGGTGCAGAACACGCTCGGCGTGCTGCTCAAGTATCAGGACGATCTCGCGCGCGTGGATGCCGCGCAGATCGCGCAGTGTCTGGCCGGGTGA
- a CDS encoding vWA domain-containing protein produces MTNDIGIRRHDGEKQQSAPMLARNVVHFVRVLRGAGLPMSPAQAVDALAALQWIDLGRRDDVRAALAALLVTAPDERELFNAAFDLFWRDPDWEGKLRALLLPKVRDGLPPPKRNNRLADALAVRMPPSPPLNAPQETEQHELHAQLTFSAEERLRHRDFDTLSADEWRTLRHLIRGQRLPLATEPTRRLKAASHGTHADLRASARHAVRAGGDWTVWKYRARVERKPPLVLLLDISGSMSNYSRAVLYFCHALLQSRERLQVFLFGTRLTNATRALRERDPDVAIATLSDQVVDWSGGTRIGAALAEFNRRWARRVLTGRATVLLVTDGLDHEAIDVLDTEIARLARFAHRIVWLNPLLRFSGFTPKARGVQAILPYVDAHRPVHNLDSLAAFGRDLAQLTRTPRHAVAATTLAGATSWN; encoded by the coding sequence ATGACGAACGACATCGGCATACGCAGACACGACGGCGAAAAGCAGCAGTCCGCGCCCATGCTCGCGCGCAACGTCGTTCATTTCGTGCGCGTGCTGCGCGGCGCCGGTTTGCCGATGTCGCCCGCACAGGCCGTCGACGCGCTCGCCGCGTTGCAGTGGATCGATCTCGGCCGCCGCGACGACGTGCGCGCCGCGCTTGCCGCGCTGCTCGTCACCGCGCCCGACGAACGCGAGCTCTTCAATGCCGCATTCGATCTTTTCTGGCGCGACCCCGACTGGGAGGGCAAGCTGCGCGCCCTGCTGCTGCCGAAAGTGCGCGACGGCCTGCCGCCGCCAAAGCGCAACAACCGTCTCGCCGATGCGCTCGCGGTACGCATGCCGCCGTCGCCGCCTCTGAATGCGCCGCAAGAAACCGAGCAGCATGAGTTGCATGCCCAGTTGACGTTCAGCGCGGAAGAGCGGCTGCGTCATCGCGATTTCGACACGCTGAGCGCCGACGAATGGCGCACGCTGCGTCATCTGATCCGCGGCCAGCGGCTGCCGCTCGCCACCGAACCGACGCGGCGCCTGAAGGCGGCATCGCACGGCACGCACGCGGACCTGCGCGCGAGCGCGCGGCACGCGGTGCGCGCCGGTGGCGACTGGACCGTGTGGAAGTATCGCGCGAGGGTCGAGCGCAAGCCGCCGCTCGTGCTGCTGCTCGACATTTCCGGCTCGATGAGCAACTACTCGCGCGCGGTGCTGTACTTCTGCCACGCGTTGTTGCAGTCGCGCGAACGTCTGCAGGTGTTTCTGTTCGGCACGCGGCTCACGAACGCGACGCGCGCATTGCGCGAACGCGATCCCGACGTCGCGATCGCGACGCTCAGCGATCAGGTGGTCGACTGGTCGGGCGGCACGCGCATCGGCGCGGCGCTCGCCGAATTCAACCGACGCTGGGCGCGCCGCGTGCTCACAGGTCGCGCAACGGTGCTGCTCGTCACCGACGGTCTCGATCACGAAGCGATCGACGTGCTCGATACCGAAATAGCGCGCCTCGCACGTTTCGCGCATCGCATCGTGTGGCTCAATCCGCTGCTGCGGTTCAGCGGCTTCACTCCGAAGGCGCGCGGCGTGCAGGCGATCCTGCCGTATGTCGACGCGCATCGTCCGGTTCATAATCTAGACAGTCTCGCAGCGTTCGGCCGCGACCTCGCGCAATTGACGCGCACACCTCGCCACGCCGTCGCCGCGACGACACTCGCAGGAGCAACGTCATGGAATTGA
- a CDS encoding CoxG family protein: MELSETHTLPVAQQQTWDALNDTEILRACIPGCESIDPDGENAYLVTLSAAVGPVKARFKGRMQLTDIDAPNAYTIVFEGQGGAAGFAKGNTQVTLEADGDAATKLSYTANAQVGGKLAQIGSRLVDGAARKIAGEFFKRLSAQLSGENSADEAADGDASVETETEAEAASASEQTESKEAADGESGGEAKKGKKSWTAWISKF; the protein is encoded by the coding sequence ATGGAATTGAGCGAAACTCATACGCTGCCGGTCGCGCAGCAGCAAACGTGGGACGCGTTGAACGACACCGAGATTCTGCGCGCTTGCATCCCCGGCTGCGAAAGCATCGACCCGGACGGCGAAAACGCGTACCTGGTCACGCTGAGCGCGGCGGTCGGCCCGGTCAAGGCGCGCTTCAAGGGGCGCATGCAACTGACCGACATCGACGCGCCGAACGCCTACACGATCGTGTTCGAAGGCCAGGGCGGAGCGGCCGGCTTCGCGAAGGGCAATACGCAGGTCACGCTCGAAGCCGACGGCGATGCCGCGACGAAGCTCTCCTACACCGCCAACGCGCAGGTCGGCGGCAAGCTCGCGCAGATCGGCTCGCGGCTCGTCGACGGCGCGGCGCGCAAGATTGCCGGGGAGTTTTTCAAGCGCTTGAGTGCCCAGCTCTCGGGTGAGAATAGCGCTGATGAAGCTGCGGACGGTGACGCCTCGGTGGAGACCGAAACCGAAGCCGAAGCCGCGTCAGCGTCTGAGCAAACGGAATCGAAAGAGGCCGCGGACGGCGAGTCCGGCGGCGAAGCAAAGAAAGGGAAAAAATCATGGACAGCGTGGATCTCGAAGTTCTGA